DNA from Danaus plexippus chromosome 6, MEX_DaPlex, whole genome shotgun sequence:
gtatttaaaatgttaaaacaaacTACAACAGAATGTACAATTATCATTCTGAAAATGATTTagtttcaaaatgtttatataaaatatataatcttactTTTTAGAAACTAATTGTGTTCCTTCATATTCTTTTAGGATAGACATAACATTTTCCGGGGGTAGCTGTGTACGAGCCCAgattttgtcatatatttcCAATGATATTAATGCCTCCAAAAGTTCAGGGGGTAATTTATCTTCAGGGAGAAGTGTTCCTTCACCAATACTATCTTCTGTGGGCTCATCACTATCTGAAGATTCCATTCCATCCATCACCTCATCTAGATCTGAAAgcaataacattttcataaacaaaagaaaacattgtttgaagattttttacattaattagcATATCAATTAGAATATTGTTGGAGTACAAATCACagtatgataatattatactataccTTCTGAAGAACATATATTGGTTATAATCTCAATAGCGCTCTGTTGCGCATCTAAAACTTGTATGACTGATTTAACTTGTTTCTCCAACACCATAGCTTCCTTTCCTTCTGGAATCTTAACTTTCCCAGCCCCATCTCCCAATGGCACATTACTAGACAATTGGTTACAAGCCAAACGGTGATCTACTGATAGAGTCTGAGCTAATATTCCTATTATTTGATTCAATACAGCTGTTGGGAGGGTCACAATATTTCCACCACATAGACTTATTGTTAGGCCTCCGGCTACACTTTTAATCAACAAATTTGAAGGGTCATTGCCCTCAATTGACAAGAGTTCTCTCAATTGCCGCTCACATGAGTTCTTTAATTTGTCAACTGCTTTGGGATTGTCTTCGACTATGACAAACAAACACTGCAAAATAGCAGTAACTATATCAATACCAAAAGTTGATAAATCCAAGTATCTACAGAATATATCCAGTATTCTTGAATCTCCCACATATTTCATTGCCAATtctaaaagaaaagaaaattttaatactatatacaAATGTTTGAAGTAAaacactaaaaaatatatattaaaatctagttACCTGAACTTTCACATAAGTTTAGAAGTAAATATGTGCATTGAACAAATGTGTCAATATCTTCATCCTTTGACTTTGATGCCGGGTCAGGAGTCCAATTTTCAGCAAACTATAAGTAGCATGCATAATAGTTAACATAACAAGCAAAGTAACATTAATACTATCTGGTGATCATACATACCTGATGGAAAAAGCATATAAGTGATGTCATTACATCTTGTTCCATTAACACATCACACAGATCGAATCTAATAGCAGATAGATTTCTTAATGAACCAGCTGCAGCATTTCTAACAGAAGAGGCTGCATCTAGAAGGAGTGGTGCCACTATCTTTATTAATCCTCGCTTTATCATTTGTTCTAAATTTTCAGGACATTCTAAGAGCATTGCGAATGTTTGCAGACCACAATACTTTTCTTCAACATTTGatacctataaataatatataatatataactccactttaattttttttttagttaactaaaaataacaacGGACCTGTAACTGATCAATAATCGTCTGAATTGCACTCTCTTTAGACTCTACGGGTAGTTCTTCTTCATCAGAATTATTAACCGGTGCATTATGTCGTACCTTTCGTTTTCTCACCTTTcccattttgaatataaattaaaatgaaaacaaaacttaaagtATATAACCTTAAAAAAAGACACGTTTTAGTGACAACAGACAATCTGTCAATGcttcaaaaatgttataaactcGATTGTCAAATAATGATTACTGCCTTGGACTCTTAAAACCATAACTGTGGTAAGTGATGggattttaatatctattttagtttattgaaACTTCATAAGATAAATTTTTGACTTGAAATGACAAGACTTTAATTTGCAatccttttaatataataaagacgtTGGATATATGAcatgaaaattgtattaacaaaataattttaaaaatgttcgtCATGTTAGCTAGAGGTGTTCTTCTAtgtcattatttattcaactaGAATCTCATatctttaatttgatttttatgtaGACAGAAGGAAAACGTcatgttttgaatttttgcCCGTTATCGCTACGTTATACATTTACCTTACTAATTACTTAAACCATTTTATAACAGATGGCGCaaacttcaaaatttattattggtttatgtttttaagattaaataacaaaatgagtttaaaaaatatttatttgttttaaaatttcagttaaGCATATCCACTTAAAagattaattctttattaatttcatcttCCACGGCGGGCCAAGTATACCTACTTAGGTATACatattaaagacaaaaaacattacaatgtattttaacaaaataaaatttaaacgataATTGttcagaattttaattaaaaaaacagaaattagAAGCGCAGTTATCGCGCTGAACTATATGGTAGGTAACTGAATAGCCATCACAATCAAccgttatacttttttaattaccaactttaaataaaaaaaaatcatatttaccTTCACTTACGGAGACGAAGAAAaaccattaattaataattatagaatGAATAATCTTTGCTGGTATTATCTTGACTAGCAAATATATCTCGTTTTGTAAGGAAGGGTCGGCGCCTTTGAGCAGCGCCGGCGTCGACCGCTCGCTTCATTTGCATAATCGTATGTTTCAAAACGCGGCTCCGTGAACTGAACTTCCCAGATCAAACTACTGATATCcacatataaaatcaaattaaaaatgtaatcagTGATACAACTAAAAAACGTTGATACTGTCAGAAGAGGGTTCGAATTTTATACATTCTTACGATATCATTAGCATtatcagtttaattaaaatcatttaaattcattattaaaaaaaaaaagaaaattttaataaatagtatttaatacacATAAACAAAGagataaatatgttttgtataggTGGGCATAACACAACATGCCGTTACGATGATTGGCCGATGACGTCACTAAATGCACCGGGGAACAACTCGGCGCCCAGTAGCCGCCGCTAAAGCTTTCTTCATAAATCAAAAAGTTGTTTTTGTGTCTTATCGACGACGGATAATCGACGGCTGCTACCGCACTGCCGACTCTCATCGTTCCCCACCCACGGAAGGATTGCCATTATCTCTtagcttattaaattttattgttatatgataaCTTATcagtttcttaatttatattttaattggattttttataatcatttcacTTGTTCTAATGCGAATAACTTATGCAGTTATGTGAAAAGACTGTCGGTCGGTacgaatattatcaaatattccgAAGAAGTGTAGTCGtcgcttttaaattaaatagaaaaaaattggaGTGCATTAAGTATTCATGGTCTcgatattaacataaaaagcgTAAAACTCATTCTGAGATGGACGTGGCGTATGCGCGTCGGCGGCGCGGCGTGTCAGCACATATACAGTATACTTCGTCTAATTGCACCCCCGTGGAGTGATGGATGGACCGGTCTCGCTCCCCCAACACCCTCCCCCCACACCCCACACCCCACACTCGCACGACGCGACAAAACCCCACAAGCACAAGGGTTGTTCCCAGAAATTCCATTATTGTCCGTCTAGTTCCATTTGACAATACGCCGCCTGTTATCATCCGACCGGGTTTTTGGAATTCCACAACAAAGTGCGTGAGATTATATCGGAGAACAAGTAATTGttcttaacaataaaaacgaGTCATACctgttgttattataaagttaaatgttaaaacgcCGACAGTTCTATCGATATGGATAGTATTTGAGTTCTGCGTTTGTCAAGCTACTTTTTGTCGTCTACTCACGGTAAAGAGTAATTAGAAGTTGAAATTTCATATGATTATTACTCGCAGGGGATTATTTAGCAAAGTCATGTACggaatatgttaatatttatctacGAGTAGTAATAATAGGTCCTGgtatatataaagtgtatACAGAATGGAAACCCTATAAAAGGCTTGGCCGTGTCGTTTTACTTACTCATTTTATAGTGAGATTAAGGGGTGTTCGTATTGATTACACACATCATCACAAAACCCGCCTCATCCGTTTACTTAAATggaaaggaaattaaaaaaaggttcaATATTTAGACAGAATTGATTACTCACGACGTGATTGTACCCACCGCATCGctaataaaatctaaagaaCAGGATGAGATTTTCTACGGAATATTGTTAAGTTGTTTGTTCTCAGGCTCCTCCTGTCACAACAGTAGGtactaaatactaaaaaaaaatactcgcAATCTTTTTTCCCTTATTCGAATGCGATCGATTGAATCGGAAATTGAGCCAGTCGTATTTCAATGCCGCTCCAATTTCGAACTGAATCGGACCCACGTTTACTTCCGTAGTTCAATCTGACTCCTTTGTTAAGGACTCGTTTTTATCCCCCTTTTTAAATCCATTATATAAATGCAATCGTCGAAGGATCTTCGCCGCATTAAATTTCAATCCAGATTTTAATGTCTTGCTTTGTAAAAAATGCTTAGTATTTATCAAAGTTTAATAGAAATCGTCATTAGTACGGGTGTACTTTGAATTGAAGATCACTTGGGTCTCGTAGGTCCTAATGGAAAAGTTCGGTAAATACAATTATCCGGTTGAGGGTTTGGCTTCAACCCCAGGGCGCCACTCCGTCGGCTTGAAACGTTGCTAAGCATCCTCCTAAGTAAACTGCACCGGTTCCGGatgtaatttctttatttgttccTGTCGATACTTAAAGTATtcgttaatgaaatttatcttAACAGCGAAAAGTTTATAAGCAGTCACAAATATATCTTATCGAAGcttcataaaacaataacatcatacagttgttattatttactaaatgaatatgaaaaaaaaaaacagataacgttttcaaataatatgcaattgatttttaatgcaGTTCACATCCAGattgtataatttgtataaatataaacaaaaggtACTTATATTCCGGATACTCGGACAATAATTCTTTCTTCTATGTATGTTTTACGATGATAATTCTCTCTTAAGTTTACTTTTGACTGATAATATTTCTTcctatatttacattaaggCAATGATTTTGAGCTTATTTACACGGGTTGATAGATAAAAGACGATAGCAGAGCGGCGCTCTTGTCatgagaaataaaacaaaataaatatagagatCCGGCTCTTAGCACTGTGTAATACCGGGGGttgatagtaaaataaacaacaagtATGCTTAAAAATAATCGTTCTAACATAATTATAGTTCCTCCAGGCATATAAAAGCTTAAAAAGTAGACCAGGttcttttctttattatcaATCTGCATAGAAAATGTAGAGAAACGTGTAATTATGTCATCTAGCCTTTTAGCTTTCGACATTTTCATTCACTTTGAAATGCCTTTTATCTGAAACATTCGACTGCATTAACTCTAGACTAATGGTCGTCCATGTGACGTCATACAATGTGAAAAGCATTAACGCGACGTACGTTAGTTTATCGTAATTTGTATGTAGGCAGAATGGAACCGTTCTAGCGAATAATTCAATTTCGATTTTCGAAGTAAACGCAGTCCGGCCGCCGCTCCCTCGCCCGACTCCCCCAATTTGTTCGGAAATTAACAgaaaatctatacatatatataaaccgCGTCGACTGATGGAGTGATTGATTTTCTGTTTGGCTTAGAAACTAATTTCGCGAATGTTCTGTATTTTCGTGCGAATAACTGTTCActtctatttattatgttaatctCATGTccaattattacttttaatgagtagtattttaattactcaaattttttaacacaatgaataatgaaaacaaaattaagagctttacatttttaattgtaactagTAATAGGCACACATTTATTCAACCTTATatgtataagatatattaagaTCGATGCTCGtagcaattaataaattatttagcaaCGTCATCTTTCTCAACAACAGCGATTCGAAATAAGTGCACCGTAAtagaatttagaaaatttcctAGAAAGTAGCTTCATCGTAAGTTAGTCTCACGCGGTGTTGCGATGCACTACAAATTCAAACCTGTAATTTGAATATGGAAGGCGAAGGCGGTCGAGTTCGCTTCCACTAGCTCGTTAACTATACCAGGCCTATTCAGAAACTACTTGGATGCCgaccattaaaaatattcttgctACTACCATGaaactttcacatttattCCATGTAAATATACCGAAAATGTAGGTT
Protein-coding regions in this window:
- the LOC116779040 gene encoding HEAT repeat-containing protein 3 yields the protein MGKVRKRKVRHNAPVNNSDEEELPVESKESAIQTIIDQLQVSNVEEKYCGLQTFAMLLECPENLEQMIKRGLIKIVAPLLLDAASSVRNAAAGSLRNLSAIRFDLCDVLMEQDVMTSLICFFHQFAENWTPDPASKSKDEDIDTFVQCTYLLLNLCESSELAMKYVGDSRILDIFCRYLDLSTFGIDIVTAILQCLFVIVEDNPKAVDKLKNSCERQLRELLSIEGNDPSNLLIKSVAGGLTISLCGGNIVTLPTAVLNQIIGILAQTLSVDHRLACNQLSSNVPLGDGAGKVKIPEGKEAMVLEKQVKSVIQVLDAQQSAIEIITNICSSEDLDEVMDGMESSDSDEPTEDSIGEGTLLPEDKLPPELLEALISLEIYDKIWARTQLPPENVMSILKEYEGTQLVSKKLYSLQTRSLLCVNNMIMTLPLDNLGGINGVYKIWVDAGKLVFKNNSNNFDILESATAVMRAALDKLQGYYSAKDRKLDDNNLFKDLALSDIEIMLTGIRDCQVPEIRSNLIRMIGTMALLLVNNLNDITTNVIITITEFIIEQAHKENEVWVLAEAIDTIVDLYSEDETDSLAAKIKLGDKLSMLAPILKNKARQQKKLPKEYKVLVATANSNLPRFIKYLKGRT